The genomic segment TTCTCTGgctcctggttcctcaacagTTCACCCACTGCACCAACAGAAAGTCCTCCAAGTCAAATAAAATGATTAGCTGGAACTCCAAGGCAAAATGGCAAGTTAAACGTATTGTATGAGGCCTGACCTGTTGCTTTCAGCACTTACAGCTGTATTGAAGGCATCGCTGTGTCTGTTATTAGCAGTGCATACAGAATGCAACATCTGGCAAGCACTTTGAATACAGTTTTACACTTGCCCCAATAATTTCTCAATATGCTATCAAAAAATATGGCTTAACCAGTCTGCTAACGGAATGCCCAATCATGTAAAGTTATTGGAATCATGGCATTGCAAGACTATATATGGTAATATTATTAGGTGCTATTCCAGCCTTTTGAGGTGTAAAAAAGTTTAGTTTTCATGAGACCGAAGTACTTTCTATGTGCTGTAGATGAGTGACTGTTTTATGTCGACTATATGATAAACATGGAAATCAGGAGCTTATCATGACCATGTAAGGCTCCAGAGTTTGTGTATGTGAGCTTAGCTGCTGTTTCAGCGGCCCCTTTTTTTCAGGAGCACTGACAGTTTAATCATTAGCAACTCTTTAACTTTTGCTATCTGCTCAGGTTATGGCTGCTACCTCACGATTCCAAAGTCAAACGAGAATAAAATAAGCACTGTAGACTGCAGCTTTTAAACTCTGGGTTAGGTGTTTTAGGAAAGAAGCTGAATCCTTTACTTCCTCGTTACAGAACCATGTGGCAGGGCCGTGCTTTCTACCGTAGTGTGCggctttttctttgtgtttgtaaaaGACAAAAGCAGGTGCAGCACAGCGACGGGGAAGGATGGGGGGGAACCAATAGGAGTGGGCGCTGCCAAGGCCGACACCTAGGCTGTACGCCGATTGGCTGGCAGCTGAAGGGGGCGTGGCCCTGATAACCGCACTATAAATGGTCCCAGCACGGTTCCTCTCAGCAGCGAAGCAGCAGGCAGCCTCGACGTGAGTTCACGCGGACTGAGTCGTGGATATCATCAGGTTGCTgcaactttgaaaaaaaaactaaaaagagtGGGAGAAACTCGAGTAAAACATAGCGAGACTGGGCTTGGTTTCTCTGATGCTGGGACTCTGTTAACTCCTCTAAGTCTTCCGCGTGCCAAGTACCGGTCTCCGGCTGATCCAATGCTTCTTCATCAGTATATGAACGGAGCCCTGGACGTCATGCATCCCACAGCGCTTCAGAAAGACACTACTTTTACCAAGATCTTTGTCGGCGGGCTGCCGTACCACACAAACGATGCCTCACTCAGAAAATACTTTGAGGCCTTTGGGGACATTGATGAGGCTGTGGTGATAACGGACCGACAGACCGGCAAATCCCGGGGATACGGCTTCGTAAGTAGAAGCAAAACTTTCACTATCATCCGCTCGCTTTCACGACATTTAGCGCAATCAAACCGCATCATCTATCACCTAAATTCTGTTTGTGTCTTCATAACAGCGATCTTTTTGTTTGCTGCTGTCTCTCTGAGTTTTCTGACTCCGCATAATACCGCATGCAGTCATTCAAATACATGTCAAATGCACCCCTACCACAACCCCtaacacgcgcgcgcgcgcgcacacacacacacacacacacacacacacacacacacacacacacacacacacacacacacacacacacacacacacacacacacacactaaggcTTAACCGCACAATTGCACAGCAGCATCTCCGTTTTTGCCTGGCTGGCTGTTATTTTAGCTTAATGAGGATGAGGGCTCACACAAGATGATGGATAACTAAGAAGATTATATTTCAACATATGTctgatgcccccccccccaaaaaaaaaacaaaccccaaaacccACCCAATCAAGTCTCCCCCACCTCATTCACTCCTGAACAGCCCTGGCTTATGGCTcttggaagtgtgtgtgtgtgtgtgtggacagccTGCACTTCTTGCTGGCTTTATATGGTTATTTTGGAGCAGTGGGGAGGCTGACTTTGTACACCCTGCCCTCCATTGTCAAGGACCGGAGCACATGATTTACATCACATCTTGGCTGCTGAGAGAAATTCCAGCATCAGTAAATTTGGCTTTATCCCATTCCCCACATTTATGTTAAGTTTCCCTTTGATCGCATCAGTCTGCAAGCTGAACTTGTTGACTTGTGCTTAAACCTGCTGTTTATGAGGTCATCGCATTGTGTTGAGTGGAACTGTGTTTGGCCATAGTTGATTTACGCTGTGTTAGTGAGAAGTGTCAAAGAACCCCTGCAATGCCCAGTGTAAAACTACATTAAGAGGTGACTTGTCTTGTTCTCGCAAGACAAAGACCTGCACTCTTTCTGACACAAAGAACAGAAGCGCATAAGAAATGCAAATATTTACTAGAACTTGGAAAGCTGCATCAGCCTTAATAACGACCTCTCGGGCCAAAGAAGGAATGGAAAACGGTTATGTGTTCATGTTTACCTCTAACGGCACAATTGTAAGACAATTGCTCTCTTGTGTTTACACATCAGCCTTCTAACTGAGAAGAAAGCTCGTCCTGTGAGTCTAGCTGGTATCGAGCGGCTTCGCGAGGAGGCTGGTGTTTCAGGTTAGACAGGCTCAGGGTGATATGGGTGCTGCCGAGGATGATACACAGTGACGCGATGAGCAATTTATGCTCAGTtatacttttttgtgtgtgtgtggcatgaGGCAACCTGCTCACTCTATTTTTCTGAGGGTTTCAGTTGGAGCAGAGGTAGCTGGCAGCAGGGCAGGGGAGTTGCCCAAAGCTGAgtacaccttttttttttttttttttttttttttttttcctaaacacACTTCAGAGGTGGATTAGTAGAACCCCCCACAGCAAGGCTCTTCAGTGTAAACACGGCCTCGTTCCTTCCTGTGTGTTCACAACACAGGCCCTGAAGTGGGCTTTGTTCCAGATCCTTCCACGATgaagaggctttttttttttttttttttttttaaataatggtcCACTTAAACAATACAATCTGTGGCCTACATTCGCTGGTCGTTTCTCACACAGAGGTGACTCTGTGTTGGCAGAACATGGCAATCAAAACAGAAGGCCTCGTCTAATGccaggagggagagaggagggggggTGGACTAATACCAATCTCCTTATTTTGGCCCTAATTGGATAAGCTCCTTGTTGCTCTCCCCAGATCCATATTTCAGCAGCTCTGCCCATGGCTGTGTGGCAGCTGAGTGGCCGGCTACTGCTGTTGTGGGCAGTTTTCAAAGATTATCATTGTGCTTTGTTTGTAGTTTCCCCTTCTTGAGAGAAACGGGATCATAACAGAAGAAAGCTTGTAGGGGTGGGGGGGAAGGGGCTTTTGTGATAAGACCaaaacctgtttgttttttaatttttaaagcgcatttggttttgttttgatttgtcaGACCAAAGCCATGAAGCTATTTGTAACATGACATAGTAgtttaaatcttttttctttttttttttgccctctGACTGTGCCACCAGGTGACTATGACAGATCGAGGAGCAGCAGAGAGGGCCTGCAAGGATCCCAACCCCATCATTGATGGCAGGAAGGCCAACGTCAACCTGGCTTACCTGGGTGCCAAGCCTCGTAGCTTACAGACCGGTAAGATGAGGTTTATTTCAAGACTTGTTGCAAGGAAATGCAAGAAAACAGAAGTTATCAGTATCCATAAAACTGAAAGCGGGTGTGAGGTTCAAACTCCCATTAGAACTCCAGATTGCTTGACAGAAATGAGGTCACCATCATCAAAAGATTATTTAATACTTGTTTGAGTTCTTGGGAAGGCTTAGACCTCATCTTTACAAACTGATTAGCTAAAACACCccacccacccccccacccccgagGGCTGAAGACTACAATTAACTGTGCAACATGTGTTCTTAGCTTGCCACTATTTACGGGCCGAACGACACCCAGTTTCCCAAGTGCATACATGTTGGGTACTGTTGCTTGCCGCACATTTGAAATTGTTGTTCTGTGGCAGGATCGAAACAGGCTCTGCCTCTGTCTCCCCATGCCCTCTGTGTATTGTTCTCTAGCCCTCCTCTGTAAATGCAGATGTGTGTCTGACAGCCAGCCTCCTCTCTTGCAGGCATATCCATTGGAGTGCAGCCCATCCACCCAGCGCTCATCCAGAGGCAGTATGGGTAAGTGAGAGGGAGTGGGCGCTCGCTTAGCTGTGTTCGCTCGCATCACGCTCTGCGCAACGCCGCTAGGCTACCATTTCTTTGACAAACAGGGCCTCTGGGAAGCACACGTCAGTTTCTGTGTCCACATGCAACTCCACAAGTAGCCTATTAGCATATTTGAGTTTTGTAGGGCCGGGAGATGATTCGCATATCTGTGGTAATAGAAGTGCATTCCAGAGGTGAATGTGTGACTCACTTGTTAACTTCTGGCAGGAGCCTGTTGACTCGTGTACCTGCCTGACCGGGCTCTGTCACTGAGAAGACTTTCTCCAAGTGGCTTTGTTGTAGAAACAGCCTGGATAGCGTCTAGGAGCCACGGTCTGCTGGGCAGCTAATGAGCATTTCACTAGAGTAATgacacccccccaccctcctACTCTAACCGACAGCTCTCAGATATCATCCTTAAAGCTACACCACTGCAAAACACTCAGCTGTCTGGAGGAAAATGCAAGAAACACAGGGACAGGTTTTGAAATAAATTGCTTATATATTAGAAAAAACAGTTCTTCCATGGTTTAGTCTTAAAAagatgctaaatgctaaattgTAAGCCCATCATTAACTAGCCTGATGCTTAGTTTTTTATTGTTAGGACTTTGTGGTGGTTTGAGAGTGATTTATCACAACTGTGTAtgtggttttggttttgtttgggggttcttttttttattattgtttttgtttgttttttttacttttactgggTTTTATGAGCATTAACTACATATTTATGCTTTTAGATTTTGCTTTGTGGCTTTGGTTGGAGTTTGCTTCAGTTGTGATTGAACTCTTCTATAAAAAGGAACAAGGGCAACCATGAATTAGTAAAAAGCAATGCGGATTAATATAGAAAAGTAATTTGTAAGTTGCTGCCCTATAAGGTATATGTGAGCTTCATGGAAATCCCAGGACAGTCCACAGGGACAATGACAGAGTAGGAAATATTTTAGTGGTTATTGACAGTGAAGCCAAAAGACTTGGGACTCTTATGAGGAGTACTTAGGAGCCATACAGCCTTCTGAAAGATATCAGAAATTCTAAATTATACATTTAGGATTCCCATAGGGGGGGGATGTCCGTTCATGTTCCAAGACCTTAAGAGGGCACAGAAAAGTCCCTTCCAAGCCCATGGTCCTACTGCACAAAGCGCATGGATGGTACCAGACCCTGAGAGTTTGCCATATGCAGTGCCGGTTTGAGGCATGTATCTGACAGGTGCTGGTTCATATTACAGTCTTTACACCCCCCTTAATCTCCCATGAACGCCACCCCAGAGACGTGGAAAGGCACACAGAGCACCTGTCCTCCTGAGTTTCTTCTGTATGGCAGGATGGATACACCCAGGCTTCCCTAAGATGTAGAGTGTACAAGTGGCTTTTCTTTCAGCCCTCTCAACCCCCCCTCACTTGACAACATATGGCATGAGGAGGACATGATCTGAAGTAGGATTTTTCTACAGTACTCAGAGCGTCTCAGTGGCGGTGGCGTGCCGGTTAGGGCTTGCTGCTCTGGATGTGTGTATAGCTGTGGTCAGCAGATGTGGTGGAGTGTGAGGGCCTGAGGAGGTCACTGAGGCCAGGGACATTGTTTTGATGGCGAGGAGATGAGTTGTCAGCGTGCTTGCTTCTCGTGCATCACGCAATTTATATGTATAttctttagcattttttttttttttttaaacttgcatTTCTCCCCCTACAGTGTTGCAACTGCCAGGGTGTCAAAAGGAGATATTGAAAACTGACACCTCTGTTAGACTGTGGGGGGGGTATGGGAAGCCTGGTGTTGTAGGCTTAATGCTTTAATGAGACTGTGCCTGCCTTGGAAACTCACCTCTACAGGTgtcaaacaaaacacttttttttttttttttttttttttttttttttttttcttcgtctGTCTGACTTCAAAGAACAACAGGTTCCTTTTAACAAAGAGTGGAGGAATATCAAGCCTTCTTCAAAGTATTGTAAATGGGTTGTTATTTCCTCGCCCCATCCAGTCCTGTCTGTTTCCCCACTTTGTGTTGTGGTGAGTCACGCACTGAAACTTCACTTGTGTTATGTTGAAATATTTAGCTGCTCGGTGTGTGACGCGAGCGCAGGATTTTTTCCCATTAGATCGTTATGCGGCCTTCATTAATGACAGAGTTCAGCTGCTTATATTAGTAATGTTTACGGGCATCAAATGGTTTCTTGTAAGCTTGTCTCTCTGGTGTCTCAGCCTGCCATTCTCAGTGTCACTATGTGAGGCGCACACAGACTGGCCGTCAGCACAAAACCAGCTGACCTATAATCTTCGGGCCGTCATCAACATTCCCCTGCGCCCCCCCTCCCGCCGGGAAAAAAAAGTCCACTTGGCATCTGTGGCCTTGTCCCTAACTTGCCTTGGtacctcctccttcttcttcttcttcttcttcttcttcttcttcttcttcttcttcttcttcttcttcttcttcttcttcttcttcttcttcttcttcttcttcttcttcttcttcttcttcttcttcttcttcttcttcttcttcttcttcttcttcttcttcttcttcttcttcttcttcttcttcttcttcttcttcttctccttcttcttcttcttcttcttcttcttcttcttcttcttcttcttcttcttcttcttcttcttcttcttcttcttcttcttcttcttcttcttcttcttcttcttcttcttcttcttcttcttctttcttctcttctctctcacTGTCTTCTTCTATCTTCTTCATTCCtcttcacttcttcttcttcgaaAGAtctaattcttcttcttctcttcttcttcttctcattttctGATGTTCTATCCATTTCACAGACACGAAAGATCTAATTCAGGACTGCTTTGTCTCTCATTTTTGGATTTCTCTTTACCTACACAAGGTCACTTGCCTGAGGCCAAAATCTGCCTCAGAACATGCGAACTCATTATACACAAAGCGAGTGAAAGCGCATACATATGCCCCGCAGCATTAATGTATGGCCATCTTTGAAAGCTGTGTGCAGAGTGAATGCCTCTTTGAGTAGCTCAAAAGCATTGCGAGTGAAGTTGTAGATTGTGCTCACGGGTGGGGGTTGCCCTCATTTGCTTATGCTTACTTGTTAAAagccactgttttgttttttgctcagaCCACTTGCATTAGGACTCATTTCCCCTTCACTTGTCAGATGACTCATTTGTTGTTTGAATACAATAAAAGTTTTATGGAGTTTGAATTTTCCATTTGAGATGATACCTGAAAAATGcttctttttcccccccttcttTCTTCCCTGCATCTATTTAACCACACAATAGGACGTTAATGTTACTGCTGACAATAATCACTCTTATGCCATGGTTGCTTCCTGCTGCCAGCTGACCAGTGCGCCAGCAGAGGATGAGAGGATGCCCACAGTACTCGGACTAGTCCCGAGAAGGGATATGGCAGAAAATATCTACCCACCcgcccctcctccctccctcagcCAGCCTCTCTCCAAGGTGCCAGTGATGGCTTGAGAGTGAAGTGCCGTGTGCTGTGATGGACTGGAGTGCCTTTTTATCTTTACCCTTCTGTGTGATATGAAGTGAAGAGGTTATCCTCATTTGTACTGTGACTCTTTCCCTATTATGGCATGGTTTGGGGTTTGCAGTGGCAACGGGTGTGTGTTGGTGGGTGGATAAATGGGGAGGGTAGAGGTATTAggtaggggtgtgtgtgtgtgtgtgtgtaaatgagtGTATTGAGACTGTGATGAAATCCCTATCCTGCATGcttaagtttttgtttgttttgtttgtttgttttttgttgcttgATAGCTGTGTTTTAATACTAACCTTCATCTAATGGACTGAATCTGTATGAGAGGGGAAAACAATAAGACTGAAACTTGAAAACAGTCCATGAGAGGAAGATTTTATTCAGCACTGAGATACAGCTGAAGAGTGTAAGTCAATGTGACATGTTGTTGTTGCTATCTTGCCTTTGTCTGCGGATACACCCCCCCCCAATCCCCACCCTGCCCACCGCACGACTGTAGGATCTGGGGTCAAGGCTCTCACAATAGTCAGTTATATCACCATGTATATGAAAGAGGGGGGCTCTTTTGCTTGCTGCCATCACTAATCCCTTTA from the Oreochromis aureus strain Israel breed Guangdong linkage group 5, ZZ_aureus, whole genome shotgun sequence genome contains:
- the LOC116327099 gene encoding RNA-binding protein 38-like, yielding MLLHQYMNGALDVMHPTALQKDTTFTKIFVGGLPYHTNDASLRKYFEAFGDIDEAVVITDRQTGKSRGYGFVTMTDRGAAERACKDPNPIIDGRKANVNLAYLGAKPRSLQTGISIGVQPIHPALIQRQYGLAQPYIYPQAYVQPSLVLPTQVSTSVSTSPYLDYSAAYTQYAQAAFEQQYPYAASPAGFLGYSYTASPTATVGPSTATTAPPTVHPTLPSATGPGAAFLHYAPQQHIQPDRMQ